One genomic window of Candidatus Kuenenia stuttgartiensis includes the following:
- a CDS encoding metallophosphoesterase, translated as MKIISFGDVHEDVSKLPLIQHIVEKADLIIISGDITNCHGKKHAEPVINLLKMINNNIYAQYGNMDTSAVNNYLTDIGINLHGKGYFFGDVGVFGCGASNPTPFNTPSEISEDEIAANLLKGYNMVKGARWKIMVCHTPPKDTAVDRISNGMHVGSSAARDFIEQQKPHVCISGHIHEAKGKDKIGDTLILNAGMFRDGWYIEIDCDERVISANLRSIA; from the coding sequence ATGAAAATCATATCATTTGGCGATGTTCATGAAGACGTCAGTAAACTTCCGTTAATTCAACACATTGTGGAAAAAGCCGATTTAATAATTATTTCAGGTGACATTACAAACTGTCACGGCAAAAAACACGCTGAACCGGTCATAAACTTATTGAAAATGATTAATAATAATATATATGCACAGTATGGGAATATGGATACTTCTGCAGTAAATAATTATCTGACTGATATCGGCATAAACCTGCATGGGAAAGGGTATTTTTTTGGAGACGTTGGGGTATTCGGCTGTGGTGCATCAAATCCAACCCCTTTTAATACTCCGTCTGAAATCAGTGAAGATGAAATAGCGGCAAATTTGTTAAAAGGATATAACATGGTAAAGGGCGCACGATGGAAAATTATGGTGTGTCACACACCGCCCAAAGATACCGCTGTTGACAGAATTAGTAATGGCATGCATGTGGGAAGCAGCGCCGCGAGGGATTTTATTGAACAACAAAAGCCTCACGTTTGCATTTCAGGACATATACATGAGGCAAAAGGAAAAGATAAAATCGGGGACACGCTGATATTGAATGCGGGTATGTTTCGTGATGGGTGGTATATTGAAATAGATTGTGATGAAAGAGTAATATCTGCTAACCTGCGGTCTATAGCATAA
- a CDS encoding multiheme c-type cytochrome: MLNKSAALVPVVLAFLFLFLCFQCLYADIRCLTGKDGAVHLEMEAKPLTIEPRPGVFFDAWGYCLKGDVPTVPGPVIKVREGTKVKILFRNKLTVPASIHPHGVKYTTANVGVNIAGNPASIVAPGDSRIFEWDTAGTPGTWFYHSYVFERGGEEGLSRGLWGALIVEPVGGDPNPPDKEFVVFMHAFNVNGQEYYAFNNKSGDIELMRGDSSAFPGETWKAKMGDKVRFHLINITEEAHTFHTHGHRWLDKSCDKLIDTIGLNPFDSYVLDFVAGEGVGKGNWAFHCQSQEHMMNGMFGIFMVEEGKRVNAVIASCDEGRKTLSAPGQDRQPPTLEGFSGAYMYPEITEKNMYESFAGLEKGDGIWGDYYSPIPLYTYFNPSRHYVPPESDAYTNLLVKYRPDQCVECHEETTPGIVAEWKMSNHANPKKNPHVSAETQEIEALIGKELNNWRPGTKDGVYCSYCHGSDHEKLFMPTVDNSCGACHPKQAAEFIKGRDHGRPNHPQSWEGNVSTPWYAEYYRRGEGYSMVGCDQCHQNMSSCDDCHSRHRFSAAEARRPEACSICHMGPDHPDWESYSRSKWGVIYETTKERWNWDKNLAEVIPGEDYLAPTCQYCHMYVGNNKWEMNVETKGIWRMGVIPPKEVEFKSGLKDFPYGIKIPPMDKKLEIYSAESQEKRRKWVELCSKCHSSRFAGMWLDSLDQYMFESWRRIDEAQLIIEKLFSENAIEPPPEKRPPFPLSDLIIKVLGAEKLGAEMYRLFKQTNGHLPVIGPILGAYSIFTQNEGNPGGIEREYAEMWFWSHLQGYKGAAHAQPDISWWWGTAQGVGNLTRIRDEAEKLRRLKSGSSSGF; the protein is encoded by the coding sequence ATGCTTAACAAATCAGCGGCTTTAGTGCCTGTGGTGCTGGCTTTCCTTTTCCTTTTTCTGTGTTTTCAATGTTTATACGCTGACATCCGCTGTCTTACCGGTAAGGATGGTGCTGTGCATTTGGAGATGGAGGCCAAACCCTTAACAATAGAGCCAAGGCCCGGCGTGTTCTTTGATGCCTGGGGGTATTGCCTGAAAGGTGACGTACCCACCGTACCCGGCCCTGTCATAAAGGTAAGGGAAGGAACTAAGGTTAAGATTCTCTTCAGGAATAAACTGACAGTTCCTGCCTCTATCCACCCTCACGGAGTTAAATATACCACCGCCAATGTCGGCGTTAATATTGCCGGGAATCCAGCAAGTATTGTAGCGCCTGGGGATTCAAGGATTTTTGAGTGGGATACTGCCGGCACGCCAGGCACGTGGTTTTACCACTCCTACGTATTTGAGAGAGGCGGCGAAGAGGGATTATCCAGAGGATTATGGGGAGCGCTTATTGTGGAACCGGTTGGCGGTGATCCAAATCCTCCGGATAAAGAGTTTGTGGTATTTATGCATGCATTTAATGTAAACGGACAGGAATACTATGCCTTTAACAATAAATCAGGCGATATTGAGCTTATGAGGGGAGACAGTTCCGCATTTCCAGGAGAAACATGGAAGGCAAAAATGGGGGACAAGGTAAGGTTTCATCTCATAAATATTACGGAGGAAGCACACACTTTTCATACCCACGGGCATCGCTGGCTGGATAAATCTTGTGATAAGCTTATTGATACTATCGGGTTGAATCCATTTGACTCTTATGTCCTGGATTTCGTTGCCGGTGAAGGTGTGGGGAAGGGTAACTGGGCTTTTCACTGCCAGTCACAGGAACATATGATGAACGGCATGTTCGGTATTTTTATGGTTGAGGAAGGGAAAAGGGTCAATGCTGTGATTGCATCGTGCGATGAAGGTAGGAAAACACTCAGTGCGCCTGGCCAGGATAGACAGCCTCCAACGCTTGAGGGTTTTTCAGGTGCTTACATGTATCCGGAAATTACAGAGAAAAACATGTATGAATCATTTGCAGGCTTAGAAAAGGGTGACGGCATTTGGGGTGATTATTATAGCCCTATTCCGCTTTATACCTATTTTAATCCTTCACGGCATTATGTTCCTCCGGAAAGCGACGCTTATACAAATCTACTGGTGAAATACAGGCCGGATCAGTGCGTAGAATGCCATGAGGAAACAACACCTGGTATTGTTGCCGAATGGAAAATGTCCAACCATGCAAATCCAAAGAAAAACCCGCATGTATCCGCTGAGACGCAGGAGATAGAGGCATTAATCGGGAAAGAGCTGAACAACTGGCGGCCTGGCACAAAGGACGGTGTGTATTGTTCTTACTGCCATGGTTCCGATCATGAAAAACTCTTTATGCCCACAGTTGACAATTCATGCGGAGCCTGTCATCCAAAACAAGCAGCGGAATTTATAAAAGGGAGAGATCATGGAAGGCCAAACCACCCTCAAAGCTGGGAAGGGAATGTATCTACTCCATGGTATGCTGAATACTATCGGCGAGGCGAGGGATATTCTATGGTGGGGTGCGATCAATGCCACCAAAACATGTCTTCATGTGATGATTGCCATTCACGCCACCGTTTTTCCGCGGCTGAAGCCCGAAGGCCCGAAGCATGTTCAATTTGTCATATGGGACCTGACCACCCCGATTGGGAGAGTTATTCACGTTCCAAATGGGGGGTAATTTATGAGACTACAAAAGAGCGGTGGAATTGGGACAAAAACCTTGCGGAGGTTATTCCCGGGGAAGATTATCTGGCGCCGACTTGTCAATATTGTCATATGTACGTTGGAAATAATAAATGGGAAATGAATGTGGAAACAAAGGGTATATGGCGCATGGGAGTCATTCCCCCAAAGGAAGTGGAATTTAAATCAGGACTAAAAGACTTCCCCTATGGAATAAAAATACCGCCCATGGATAAAAAACTTGAAATCTATTCTGCTGAAAGCCAGGAAAAACGCCGCAAATGGGTGGAGCTTTGTTCAAAATGCCATAGCAGCCGCTTTGCCGGCATGTGGCTTGATTCGTTAGACCAATATATGTTTGAATCATGGCGGCGGATAGACGAAGCGCAGCTTATTATAGAAAAACTTTTTAGTGAGAATGCAATTGAACCTCCTCCGGAGAAAAGGCCTCCCTTTCCCCTCAGTGATTTGATTATTAAGGTGCTTGGCGCTGAAAAACTGGGGGCTGAAATGTACAGGCTATTTAAACAAACCAACGGGCATTTACCGGTGATAGGCCCCATTCTTGGCGCTTATTCTATTTTTACCCAAAATGAAGGGAATCCTGGCGGCATAGAAAGGGAATATGCGGAGATGTGGTTCTGGAGCCATTTGCAAGGTTATAAAGGCGCTGCTCACGCCCAGCCGGATATAAGCTGGTGGTGGGGTACTGCTCAGGGAGTCGGGAATCTGACTCGTATACGGGATGAGGCTGAAAAATTAAGACGTTTAAAATCCGGTAGCAGTTCAGGCTTTTGA
- a CDS encoding FAD:protein FMN transferase: MNKNVFFQFSLYVSLILLVSFAGKVFSQEGEAEPAENFQMDVYLTQEEALKLVFPKSDEIVTDEFIMTPEEKQHLEQLLKRRIFEDGFIVYIGKKNNEIQGYAIITEEIGKFHPFTFIVGVKPNGKISEVAVLVYRESRGGEIARKRFLHQFSGKSFKNSIRTNKDIINITGATMSVQYMCAGVRKVLGVINEYYLNGKREVNVKKQGNTLVKLNGDGTFNDKKMQSSEGVAHRNFNEEQSKKGDEASGKKLVKETRMIMGTFAEISTYSNDVKNAGAAIDAALNEMERMDALLSNYKKDSELSRVNREAAKAPVPCSEEFLEFIEQSLFFSELSGGAFDITVSPIVSLWGFFNEKGHIPSDEEINRLLPSVSYKNIEIKRNGDKKKPGTVFFKHISTQIDPGAIGKGYAVDKALNVLKKYGIDNACINLGGNIYVLGVSDGKDAWRVGIQHPRYKNEILGYLELKDEATATSGDYERFFEINGVRYSHIIDPRTGKPVNGTIAVTIIAPSGTDVDALSTSVYVLGQEKGLKYLREIPGAEALIACEKGGKIVLYATRGFNEKFTRVENEGKTDVTWHVVSAN, encoded by the coding sequence ATGAATAAAAATGTATTTTTTCAGTTCAGCCTTTACGTTTCACTGATCTTGTTGGTGTCTTTTGCCGGCAAGGTTTTTTCTCAGGAAGGGGAAGCGGAACCTGCAGAAAATTTTCAAATGGACGTGTATCTTACCCAGGAAGAGGCGCTTAAACTGGTTTTCCCGAAGAGCGATGAAATAGTAACCGACGAATTTATTATGACTCCGGAAGAAAAACAGCATCTGGAACAGTTATTAAAAAGGCGTATCTTTGAGGATGGTTTTATCGTATATATTGGAAAGAAAAATAATGAAATCCAGGGATATGCGATCATAACAGAAGAGATAGGCAAGTTTCACCCGTTTACCTTTATTGTTGGAGTAAAACCAAACGGGAAGATAAGCGAGGTCGCCGTGCTTGTCTATCGGGAAAGCCGCGGGGGAGAGATTGCAAGGAAACGTTTTCTCCACCAGTTTTCAGGCAAATCATTCAAAAATTCAATCAGGACCAACAAAGACATCATTAATATCACCGGTGCTACCATGTCAGTTCAATATATGTGCGCCGGTGTAAGGAAGGTGCTGGGAGTGATAAATGAATATTATCTGAACGGCAAGAGGGAGGTAAACGTTAAGAAACAGGGCAATACCCTGGTAAAACTTAATGGAGATGGCACGTTTAATGATAAAAAAATGCAATCGTCTGAGGGCGTGGCGCATCGCAATTTCAATGAAGAACAGAGCAAAAAAGGGGATGAAGCTTCCGGGAAAAAACTCGTAAAAGAAACGAGAATGATTATGGGTACTTTCGCTGAGATATCCACCTATTCCAATGATGTGAAGAATGCAGGTGCAGCAATTGACGCCGCGCTGAATGAAATGGAGCGAATGGACGCACTTTTAAGCAATTACAAAAAAGACAGCGAACTTTCCAGGGTGAATAGGGAAGCGGCAAAGGCTCCTGTTCCATGCTCTGAGGAATTCCTGGAATTTATTGAACAATCACTTTTTTTTAGCGAGTTAAGCGGCGGGGCGTTTGATATTACCGTTTCTCCCATAGTTTCGTTATGGGGGTTCTTTAATGAGAAGGGACATATTCCCTCTGATGAAGAAATTAACAGGCTTTTGCCGTCTGTATCGTATAAAAATATAGAGATAAAAAGAAACGGAGATAAGAAAAAACCAGGCACGGTGTTTTTTAAACATATATCAACGCAAATAGACCCGGGCGCTATTGGGAAAGGATATGCCGTAGACAAGGCGTTGAACGTATTAAAGAAATATGGCATTGACAATGCCTGTATTAATCTGGGCGGCAATATATATGTATTGGGGGTTTCTGACGGGAAAGACGCCTGGAGGGTTGGCATACAGCATCCTAGATATAAAAATGAAATACTGGGATATTTGGAGCTTAAGGATGAAGCAACTGCGACGTCGGGCGATTATGAACGATTCTTTGAAATTAATGGCGTCCGGTATTCACACATAATTGATCCACGGACAGGGAAGCCTGTAAACGGAACAATTGCTGTGACAATAATTGCTCCATCCGGAACGGATGTTGATGCGCTTTCTACAAGTGTATATGTTTTGGGACAAGAAAAAGGACTGAAATATTTACGTGAGATTCCCGGTGCTGAGGCATTGATTGCGTGTGAGAAGGGCGGGAAAATTGTATTGTATGCAACCCGTGGTTTTAATGAAAAATTTACAAGAGTTGAAAATGAAGGAAAAACCGATGTCACGTGGCATGTGGTCTCTGCCAATTAG
- a CDS encoding transposase: MKKYNPKIHHRQSIRLKEYDYSQEGFYFITICTNHYVCLFGKIYDGKMVLNNAGNIAEECWLDIPKHYPNTILREYVIMPNHVHWIIEIVAHVGANNYSPLQNGTSKTIGAIVRGFKIGVTKWFRKNTNVHTVWQRNYYEHIIRNEQSYYKISEYIINNPSHWLTDKYYEQNF; this comes from the coding sequence TTGAAAAAATATAATCCAAAAATACATCATCGTCAGTCAATCAGATTAAAAGAATACGATTATTCACAGGAAGGATTCTATTTTATTACGATATGCACGAATCACTATGTATGTTTATTCGGCAAAATATACGATGGTAAAATGGTATTGAATAATGCGGGAAACATAGCAGAAGAATGTTGGTTAGATATTCCAAAACATTATCCGAATACCATTTTACGTGAATATGTGATTATGCCGAACCATGTACACTGGATTATCGAAATCGTTGCACATGTAGGGGCGAATAATTATTCGCCCCTACAAAACGGCACGTCCAAAACAATCGGCGCCATAGTGCGGGGATTTAAAATTGGCGTAACAAAATGGTTTCGGAAAAATACAAACGTACATACGGTATGGCAACGTAATTATTACGAACATATTATACGCAACGAACAATCATATTATAAAATTTCAGAATACATTATCAATAATCCCTCTCATTGGCTAACTGATAAATACTATGAACAAAATTTCTGA
- a CDS encoding DUF2325 domain-containing protein, whose translation MSVLIVGGDHLGSIPKELDKIGVNDIKHLAGRSNQKMRNSIPESMDFIIVLCDYVNHNLSHKIKEYASLKEIPVVYAKRSWSSIYQKIKDNQCQLKKKGLLFPLN comes from the coding sequence ATGTCTGTATTGATAGTGGGCGGCGATCATCTGGGGAGTATTCCAAAGGAGCTTGATAAAATAGGGGTGAATGATATAAAACATCTGGCTGGGAGAAGCAATCAAAAGATGCGAAACAGCATTCCTGAGTCAATGGATTTTATTATTGTATTGTGTGATTACGTGAACCATAACCTTTCACACAAAATTAAAGAGTATGCAAGTTTGAAGGAAATACCTGTTGTTTATGCAAAAAGATCATGGTCGTCCATTTATCAAAAGATAAAGGATAACCAGTGTCAGCTTAAAAAGAAGGGGTTGCTGTTCCCACTTAATTAA
- the cobK gene encoding precorrin-6A reductase translates to MILVLSGTEEGKEIVRQLHYDGFNVRTTVATEYGRKMFEQIGLDTLCIQKRCDKEGFRRLIQEKGITVLIDATHPFAVEATKNAYEACREAGIDYFRFERKDSVISDHPLIHSVSSADDAVKKARQLGTNIFLTTGISGVSKFISLKNEKQLFVRILPIPEHIVSCIEMGIFPKNIIAMHGPFSTELNKAMFQQYGINVIVSKESGGVGGVNEKIQAAIELGIDTILITRPALALPDVYTSITDILNKVKALR, encoded by the coding sequence ATGATATTAGTATTATCCGGCACCGAAGAGGGTAAAGAAATCGTCCGACAACTTCATTATGATGGTTTTAATGTAAGGACTACAGTTGCTACTGAATATGGCAGAAAGATGTTTGAACAAATTGGACTTGATACTCTTTGCATTCAAAAGCGTTGTGACAAGGAAGGATTTAGAAGACTCATTCAGGAAAAAGGAATCACTGTTTTAATTGATGCAACACATCCTTTTGCGGTTGAAGCGACAAAAAACGCATATGAAGCATGCAGGGAAGCCGGCATTGACTATTTTCGCTTTGAACGCAAAGACTCCGTGATATCTGATCACCCGCTTATACATAGCGTTAGTTCTGCCGATGATGCGGTAAAAAAAGCCAGGCAGCTTGGAACTAATATTTTTTTGACAACCGGGATTTCAGGCGTTTCAAAGTTTATCTCTTTAAAAAATGAAAAACAGCTATTTGTTCGTATACTTCCCATACCGGAACATATCGTGTCGTGCATTGAAATGGGGATATTTCCTAAAAACATTATCGCAATGCATGGCCCGTTTTCAACAGAGTTAAACAAAGCTATGTTTCAGCAATACGGGATTAATGTCATCGTTTCAAAAGAAAGCGGGGGAGTGGGGGGGGTAAATGAGAAAATTCAGGCAGCTATTGAGTTAGGTATCGACACGATTCTGATAACAAGGCCTGCATTAGCATTACCGGATGTTTACACAAGTATTACTGATATCCTGAATAAAGTAAAAGCCCTGCGGTAA
- a CDS encoding HD-GYP domain-containing protein, with translation MTRQKANIHEVIDIVVNILNARDPYTSIHSWRVAELSVMIANEMALPENEKEIIHIAAHLHDIGKIGICDKILNKPGKLTIEEKKEIQAHPRIGCNILKRLPLFGDISWIVLHHHERFDGLGYPEGIKGGGIPLASRIISVADAVDAIIAGRSYRRAKNIEECFGEIELHTGSQFCPTVISHMMKIQNEIEVVLNKLKTEEIKHYAFVGHEELMHSRRLI, from the coding sequence ATGACAAGACAAAAGGCAAATATCCATGAAGTAATTGATATTGTCGTAAATATTTTAAATGCAAGGGATCCATACACCTCTATTCATTCATGGCGCGTTGCTGAATTGTCAGTGATGATTGCAAATGAAATGGCATTGCCGGAGAATGAAAAAGAAATAATACATATAGCAGCACATTTGCACGATATAGGCAAGATAGGTATATGCGATAAGATATTAAATAAACCTGGAAAACTGACCATTGAAGAAAAAAAAGAAATACAGGCACATCCACGGATAGGTTGTAATATTCTGAAAAGATTGCCGTTGTTTGGGGATATATCATGGATAGTGCTTCACCATCATGAACGTTTTGACGGACTGGGTTATCCGGAAGGCATTAAAGGGGGAGGCATTCCTCTGGCCTCGAGAATAATTTCTGTGGCAGACGCCGTTGATGCAATAATTGCAGGCCGTTCCTATAGAAGGGCAAAAAACATAGAGGAATGTTTCGGGGAGATTGAGCTTCATACCGGGAGCCAGTTTTGTCCAACAGTAATAAGCCACATGATGAAGATACAAAATGAAATAGAAGTGGTATTAAATAAATTAAAAACAGAAGAAATAAAACATTATGCCTTTGTGGGGCATGAAGAATTAATGCACTCAAGGAGATTGATTTAG
- a CDS encoding lysylphosphatidylglycerol synthase transmembrane domain-containing protein, which yields MNYKKEIVKNSIKWLFPIALPFVIYWVLFSKMRPEDFLVTIKNASVLWLALGFIAYSANQAFRTLRFQCLIHTKKTLRKQLFRVQSLYIFYNYLLPFRTGEATYIYLARKHLNIPVANGISSLVVARMFDYSLLIVCCGIIALCMKLRMTPWISMLMKGGAVLFFAITALFILCMLRKNTYVVWIGEKSNFFALWQENKLIQKFSGEFQKIVQSFREISNIRTGLQTVFYTLCTWLCIFLAFYMITRGLGYSVSFLQMTAVSVIAVMSRAFQGVADFGSHEMGWFGGLVLIGFSGKDASIVSFSSHIIILCYMLVVTIYSKITLRKYDAIAAAPCILKERYGRSVGE from the coding sequence GTGAATTACAAAAAAGAGATAGTTAAAAATAGCATAAAATGGCTCTTCCCCATAGCATTGCCGTTTGTTATTTATTGGGTTTTATTTTCGAAAATGAGGCCGGAAGATTTTCTCGTTACGATAAAAAATGCGTCTGTTCTCTGGTTAGCATTAGGGTTTATTGCCTATAGCGCAAACCAGGCATTTCGCACATTACGTTTTCAATGCCTTATCCACACAAAAAAGACATTGAGAAAACAATTGTTCCGGGTGCAGTCATTATACATTTTTTATAACTACTTGCTGCCTTTTAGGACCGGAGAGGCTACGTATATATATCTTGCGCGAAAGCATTTGAACATTCCTGTGGCGAACGGTATCTCTTCCCTTGTGGTTGCAAGGATGTTTGATTACTCACTTCTTATTGTATGTTGCGGGATAATAGCATTATGTATGAAATTGCGCATGACACCCTGGATAAGCATGCTAATGAAAGGCGGGGCAGTATTGTTTTTTGCGATTACCGCATTGTTTATTTTGTGCATGTTAAGGAAGAATACCTATGTGGTATGGATAGGGGAAAAAAGTAATTTTTTCGCTTTGTGGCAGGAAAATAAATTAATCCAAAAATTTTCAGGAGAGTTTCAGAAAATTGTACAGAGCTTCAGGGAAATCAGTAATATCAGGACAGGCCTTCAAACCGTTTTTTATACACTATGTACCTGGTTGTGCATATTCCTGGCTTTTTATATGATTACCAGGGGATTAGGGTATTCTGTAAGCTTTTTGCAGATGACAGCCGTATCGGTTATCGCCGTAATGTCAAGGGCGTTTCAGGGGGTCGCGGATTTTGGTTCACACGAGATGGGATGGTTCGGAGGACTGGTGCTTATCGGGTTTTCAGGGAAAGACGCCAGTATCGTATCTTTTTCATCACACATAATTATACTGTGTTATATGCTGGTTGTTACCATTTATTCAAAAATTACTTTGAGAAAATACGATGCTATCGCAGCGGCGCCATGTATTTTGAAAGAAAGATATGGAAGGAGCGTCGGAGAATAA
- the lhgO gene encoding L-2-hydroxyglutarate oxidase, whose amino-acid sequence MIKTDILIIGASIMGLSIARELHHRHPELIITLIEKEDSPGRHASGRNSGILHAGFYYTPDSLKAKFTVEGNRLLTAYCLQHNLSINRCGKVVVAKDEEDLKGIYALKNRGDKNGVELQIIDEQELSQIDPNAKTYCKAIHSPATSVVNPKEVLNHIATGFKKNINLLLNEKFIKREGLHSAVTNKNTIHYRHLINCAGLYADKIGHQYGVGKHYTLIPFKGLYIEYKDSNFIQKHIYPVPNLKNPFLGVHFTKMVDGRVKMGPTAIPVFWRENYEGLSNFHPGEFFEILRYEAKLFLMNSFNFRDLAFAEMKKHYRKYFIKQAAHLVKNLEEDKFGNYLTPGIRAQLLDTRTMKLEMDFVVEQEETSTHILNAVSPAFTSSFSFSKFIADKVEKAM is encoded by the coding sequence ATGATAAAAACAGACATTTTAATTATTGGCGCCAGCATTATGGGACTCTCCATCGCGCGAGAGCTGCATCATAGACATCCTGAATTAATAATTACTTTAATCGAGAAAGAAGATTCCCCTGGCCGCCATGCAAGTGGCAGGAATAGCGGCATACTTCATGCGGGATTTTACTATACTCCTGACAGTTTAAAAGCGAAATTTACGGTTGAGGGAAACAGGCTTTTAACAGCATATTGTTTACAACACAACCTTTCCATTAACAGATGCGGGAAAGTAGTTGTTGCAAAAGATGAAGAGGATTTAAAAGGGATTTATGCGTTAAAAAACAGAGGTGACAAAAATGGCGTGGAATTACAAATAATAGATGAACAGGAACTATCCCAAATCGACCCAAATGCAAAAACATATTGCAAGGCTATCCATTCTCCTGCAACTTCAGTGGTGAACCCAAAAGAAGTATTGAACCATATCGCAACCGGTTTTAAAAAAAACATCAACCTGCTATTGAATGAAAAATTCATAAAGCGAGAGGGCCTTCATTCGGCAGTCACTAATAAAAATACAATACACTACCGGCACCTTATTAATTGCGCCGGTCTGTATGCCGATAAAATAGGCCACCAATACGGTGTTGGAAAACACTATACCCTCATCCCTTTTAAAGGACTGTATATTGAATATAAGGACAGTAATTTTATTCAAAAACACATATACCCCGTTCCCAATCTGAAAAACCCGTTTCTTGGCGTACACTTTACAAAAATGGTTGACGGGAGGGTAAAAATGGGGCCAACGGCAATTCCCGTATTTTGGAGGGAAAATTATGAGGGTTTATCCAATTTTCATCCCGGAGAATTCTTTGAAATACTCCGGTACGAGGCAAAACTTTTTCTTATGAATTCTTTTAATTTCAGAGATCTGGCATTTGCAGAGATGAAAAAACACTATAGGAAATATTTCATAAAACAAGCCGCTCATTTAGTGAAAAACCTGGAAGAGGATAAATTCGGCAATTATCTCACCCCGGGAATAAGGGCGCAACTGCTTGATACAAGAACAATGAAACTGGAGATGGATTTCGTTGTAGAACAGGAAGAAACTTCCACCCACATATTAAACGCGGTATCCCCCGCATTTACCTCTTCTTTTTCATTCAGCAAATTTATCGCAGATAAAGTGGAAAAGGCGATGTGA
- a CDS encoding glycosyltransferase family 4 protein gives MKIALVVYQFIKEKGGVERYVYNLAEQLVSKKYEVHIFTHCLPEKEDNRYIFHYVPAISFWSPLKYWTFAFNAPRAVKKTGIRFDIVHGFTQTLYQDIYRVGGGCHWDYMLHTYPSMQTIFGRALLCLNPRHMSLLLLEKMIFKGKRYKQVTCISEMCKDELVSHYKIPPEDIAIIYNGVDTMLFSPDNSRKYRDSIRSMYDVAPDDILLVFVGSGFKRKGLIHVIHALAMADMPKNVKLLVVGRGYEEKFRAIAKEKGIYELVIFAGTSKEIHKIYAAGDIFVFPSEYDAFGTACLEAMASGLPVIVSKASGASEIIEDGKDGIVIEHPINAKEIADALQMLYDKEKRKQMGLAARNKSEKYSLEVNINKTLSVYRRLVCDSNF, from the coding sequence ATGAAGATTGCATTAGTAGTGTATCAATTTATTAAAGAAAAAGGTGGCGTTGAGCGTTATGTATATAATTTGGCAGAGCAACTAGTCAGTAAAAAATATGAGGTGCATATATTTACGCATTGTCTTCCTGAAAAAGAAGATAACAGATATATCTTTCACTATGTACCTGCCATTTCTTTCTGGTCTCCGCTAAAATACTGGACATTCGCCTTCAATGCCCCACGGGCGGTTAAAAAAACTGGCATACGATTTGACATTGTTCACGGGTTTACACAAACATTGTATCAGGATATTTACAGAGTAGGGGGGGGATGTCACTGGGATTATATGCTGCATACGTATCCTTCCATGCAGACCATCTTTGGCAGGGCATTGCTCTGCCTTAATCCAAGGCACATGAGCCTTTTGCTTTTAGAGAAAATGATTTTTAAAGGGAAACGCTACAAACAGGTTACTTGTATTTCTGAGATGTGCAAAGATGAGTTGGTGTCACATTATAAAATACCCCCTGAAGACATAGCAATTATTTACAATGGCGTGGATACAATGCTTTTTAGTCCGGATAACAGCCGGAAATACAGGGATAGCATAAGAAGCATGTATGATGTGGCTCCGGATGATATTCTTTTGGTGTTTGTGGGTTCCGGGTTTAAGAGGAAGGGCCTCATACATGTGATACATGCCTTGGCAATGGCAGATATGCCAAAAAACGTGAAACTGTTGGTTGTTGGCAGGGGATATGAAGAAAAGTTTCGGGCAATTGCGAAGGAGAAAGGTATTTATGAACTGGTAATTTTTGCGGGCACTAGCAAAGAAATTCACAAAATATATGCGGCAGGTGATATTTTTGTTTTCCCCAGTGAGTATGATGCGTTTGGCACGGCATGCCTGGAGGCAATGGCGTCGGGTCTTCCGGTAATTGTGAGTAAAGCGAGCGGTGCATCTGAAATTATCGAGGACGGCAAAGATGGTATCGTTATTGAACATCCGATCAATGCAAAAGAAATCGCTGATGCTTTGCAGATGCTTTATGATAAGGAGAAACGGAAGCAAATGGGACTGGCAGCAAGGAATAAGTCGGAAAAGTATTCATTAGAAGTAAATATAAACAAAACGTTGTCGGTATATCGGAGGCTTGTGTGTGACAGTAACTTTTAA